A window of Brevibacterium ihuae contains these coding sequences:
- the dctP gene encoding TRAP transporter substrate-binding protein DctP, protein MTNRSLPLLALASTGALLLSGCAGSAGSGGSGGSGGGEGFEYGASQEEVDAAIADLDPVTLKYQPPAASQNSVMAPAALGYKDYIEERSGGKIEIEIIWGQAIAGYSEVDDALADGRLDLAYDLPIYNPSDYPSFDAAAKSFSGVPISPMTGEMVMTAVSADIGWDTQSLLDEYEAQGVTPLTPIVSSGGYYAVCADPGSEPDDWKGRQIRVASTSHHGVANALGASPVSMEYVEVFEALQRGTVDCTFAQLLPSAESGILEVAPNISYSTDEASMSSRAVGAELAGSSFANLPLAYQQIIFDAASSAYSGFVGITADGNAESVRQAKEAGGEIAVFDPATEELIKEENARQRQEVVDGGILGDDIDARVNESIETWSSAVEELGYEDGGSFEDMDEWWESSETDFSPMAERVFEETALEHRPS, encoded by the coding sequence ATGACGAACAGATCACTGCCCCTCCTCGCACTCGCTTCTACCGGTGCCCTGCTCCTCAGCGGCTGCGCCGGTTCCGCCGGTTCCGGCGGCAGCGGCGGCTCCGGCGGGGGCGAGGGTTTCGAGTACGGCGCGTCCCAAGAGGAGGTCGACGCCGCGATCGCCGACCTCGACCCGGTGACGCTCAAGTACCAGCCGCCCGCGGCTTCGCAGAACTCGGTGATGGCTCCGGCCGCGCTCGGGTACAAGGACTACATCGAGGAGCGCTCGGGCGGCAAGATCGAGATCGAGATCATCTGGGGCCAGGCCATCGCCGGCTACTCGGAGGTCGACGATGCCCTGGCCGATGGTCGTCTCGACCTCGCCTACGATCTGCCGATCTACAACCCGAGCGATTACCCGTCGTTCGATGCAGCCGCGAAGTCGTTCTCCGGCGTGCCGATCTCGCCGATGACGGGAGAGATGGTGATGACCGCGGTGTCGGCGGACATCGGTTGGGACACGCAGTCGCTGCTCGACGAGTACGAGGCGCAGGGCGTCACTCCCCTGACCCCGATCGTGTCCTCGGGCGGCTACTACGCCGTGTGTGCCGATCCGGGCTCGGAGCCCGACGATTGGAAGGGCCGGCAGATCCGCGTCGCCAGCACCTCCCACCACGGTGTCGCCAACGCACTGGGAGCCTCGCCGGTATCGATGGAGTACGTCGAGGTCTTCGAAGCGCTCCAGCGCGGGACAGTGGATTGCACCTTCGCTCAGCTGCTGCCCTCAGCGGAATCGGGGATCCTCGAAGTCGCTCCGAACATCTCGTACAGCACGGACGAGGCGAGCATGTCCTCGCGCGCAGTCGGCGCCGAACTTGCCGGCTCGAGCTTCGCGAACCTCCCTCTCGCCTACCAGCAGATCATCTTCGATGCCGCGTCCAGCGCCTACTCCGGATTCGTCGGAATCACCGCCGACGGCAACGCGGAGAGCGTGCGCCAGGCCAAGGAAGCCGGTGGGGAGATCGCGGTCTTCGACCCGGCGACCGAGGAGCTCATCAAGGAGGAGAACGCGCGGCAGCGTCAGGAGGTCGTGGACGGCGGAATCCTCGGCGATGACATCGACGCACGCGTGAACGAGTCGATCGAGACCTGGTCGAGCGCGGTGGAGGAACTCGGCTACGAGGACGGCGGCTCCTTCGAGGATATGGACGAGTGGTGGGAGAGCAGCGAGACCGACTTCTCCCCGATGGCCGAGCGTGTCTTCGAGGAGACTGCGCTCGAGCACCGGCCCTCATGA
- a CDS encoding bifunctional 2-methylcitrate synthase/citrate synthase — protein MTDQDIKKGLAGVVVDTTKVSKVVQETNSLTYRGYPVQELAANCSFEEVAYLIWHGELPTPEQLAEFTARERGQRAIDQKLIDLILSLPTDCHPMHVVQTAAAYLGAVDPEADVEGPEANLAKAERMYAQLPTIVAVDHRRRHGLDPVAPTEDLGYAANFFKMVFDEVPAEEVVRCFDVSMILYAEHSFNASTFTARVITSTTSDMYSAVAGAIGALKGPLHGGANEAVMAMLEEVGTADKASAWIDKALENKEKIMGFGHRVYKNGDSRVPTMRKAFEDMVEAKGATDLLDLYNAFEEDFVGRKGIYPNLDYPSGPAYHLMGFDTPQFTPIFVMARITGWTAHIMEQQASNALIRPLSAYDGEEQRSVPSKSN, from the coding sequence GTGACCGATCAGGACATCAAGAAGGGCCTCGCCGGCGTCGTCGTCGACACGACGAAGGTCTCCAAGGTCGTGCAGGAGACGAACTCGCTGACCTACCGCGGCTACCCCGTGCAGGAGCTCGCCGCGAACTGCTCGTTCGAGGAGGTCGCCTACCTCATCTGGCACGGCGAGCTGCCGACGCCCGAGCAGCTCGCGGAGTTCACCGCCCGGGAGCGCGGCCAGCGCGCGATCGACCAGAAGCTCATCGATCTCATCCTCTCCCTGCCCACCGACTGCCACCCGATGCACGTCGTGCAGACCGCGGCGGCCTACCTCGGCGCCGTGGACCCGGAGGCCGATGTCGAGGGGCCGGAGGCGAACCTCGCCAAGGCCGAGCGGATGTACGCCCAGCTGCCGACCATCGTCGCCGTCGACCACCGCCGTCGCCACGGCCTCGACCCGGTCGCACCGACCGAGGACCTCGGCTACGCGGCCAACTTCTTCAAGATGGTCTTCGACGAGGTGCCGGCCGAGGAGGTCGTGCGCTGCTTCGACGTGTCGATGATCCTCTACGCCGAGCACTCCTTCAACGCCTCGACGTTCACCGCCCGCGTCATCACCTCGACGACCTCGGACATGTACTCCGCGGTCGCCGGTGCGATCGGCGCCCTCAAGGGACCGCTGCACGGCGGTGCCAACGAGGCCGTCATGGCGATGCTCGAGGAGGTCGGCACCGCCGACAAGGCCTCGGCGTGGATCGACAAGGCGCTCGAGAACAAGGAGAAGATCATGGGTTTCGGCCACCGCGTCTACAAGAACGGCGACTCGCGCGTGCCCACCATGCGCAAGGCCTTCGAGGACATGGTCGAGGCCAAGGGCGCGACCGATCTCCTCGACCTGTACAACGCCTTCGAGGAGGACTTTGTCGGGCGCAAGGGGATCTACCCGAACCTCGACTACCCGTCGGGCCCGGCCTACCACCTCATGGGCTTCGACACCCCGCAGTTCACGCCGATCTTCGTCATGGCCCGCATCACCGGTTGGACGGCGCACATCATGGAGCAGCAGGCCTCCAACGCGCTCATCCGTCCGCTGTCGGCCTACGACGGCGAGGAGCAGCGCTCGGTCCCGTCGAAGTCGAACTGA
- a CDS encoding acetoin utilization protein AcuC — protein MSRRETDVFVIWDDSFTEYNFGPDHPMNPLRLDLTAKLATDFGLFDNARVHISGVPHVDEENLLRLHSEEFVDAVKASEQTTSIDEATATKYGVGTEDVPRFEKIHEASGRIFQGSVEAARAITGGNFERAVNFCGGMHHAMPGRAAGFCVYNDLAGAIDHFLANGYERIAYLDLDAHHGDGVENFYWDDPRVLTISVHENGRFLFPGTGFANDIGGMSASASAVNIALPPRADDADWLRAIDSVVPAILREFRPQVLISQHGCDGHRLDPLTHLRLSVDAMRRATEWVRDLADDYAEGKWLATGGGGYALVDVVPRAWVNLVAIAAGADIAPSTALPDRWKDYVQAIAGVTPPEVMTDGHDGMFTSWAEGFDPESDLDRTVMSTRKNIFPFYGLDAYYD, from the coding sequence ATGAGCAGGCGCGAGACCGACGTTTTCGTCATCTGGGACGACTCCTTCACGGAGTACAATTTCGGCCCGGATCACCCGATGAACCCGCTCCGTCTCGACCTCACCGCCAAGCTCGCCACCGACTTCGGGCTGTTCGACAATGCCCGCGTCCACATCTCCGGCGTCCCGCACGTCGACGAGGAGAACCTCCTCCGGCTCCACTCCGAGGAGTTCGTCGACGCCGTCAAGGCCTCCGAGCAGACCACCTCCATCGACGAGGCGACTGCGACGAAGTACGGCGTCGGCACCGAGGACGTCCCGCGCTTCGAGAAGATCCACGAGGCGTCCGGCCGGATCTTCCAGGGCAGCGTCGAGGCCGCCCGCGCGATCACCGGCGGGAACTTCGAGCGCGCGGTGAACTTCTGCGGCGGGATGCACCATGCGATGCCCGGCCGGGCCGCCGGGTTCTGCGTCTACAACGACCTCGCCGGAGCGATCGACCACTTCCTCGCGAACGGCTACGAGCGCATCGCCTACCTCGACCTCGACGCCCACCACGGCGACGGCGTCGAGAACTTCTACTGGGACGACCCGCGGGTCCTCACGATCTCCGTCCACGAGAACGGCCGGTTCCTGTTCCCCGGCACCGGGTTCGCCAACGACATCGGCGGGATGTCGGCCTCCGCCTCGGCGGTGAACATCGCCCTGCCCCCGCGCGCCGACGACGCCGACTGGCTCCGGGCGATCGATTCCGTCGTGCCCGCGATCCTCCGCGAGTTCCGCCCCCAGGTCCTCATCTCCCAGCACGGCTGCGACGGCCACCGGCTCGACCCGCTCACCCACCTCCGGCTCAGCGTCGACGCGATGCGTCGGGCCACCGAATGGGTGCGCGACCTCGCCGACGACTACGCCGAGGGGAAGTGGCTGGCCACCGGCGGAGGCGGCTACGCGCTCGTCGACGTCGTGCCGCGGGCCTGGGTCAACCTCGTGGCGATCGCCGCGGGGGCGGACATCGCCCCGTCCACCGCGCTGCCCGACCGCTGGAAGGACTACGTCCAGGCGATCGCCGGCGTCACCCCGCCCGAGGTCATGACCGACGGCCACGACGGGATGTTCACCTCCTGGGCCGAGGGCTTCGATCCCGAGTCCGACCTCGACCGCACCGTGATGTCGACCCGGAAGAACATCTTCCCGTTCTACGGGCTCGACGCCTACTACGACTGA
- a CDS encoding enoyl-CoA hydratase/isomerase family protein, with the protein MSDHALVEGFELTVSGGIGTLVLSRPSKRNALSREMWLALPDIMAAIDADPGIEVLVLTGAGGHFSAGSDIGDLNVPLADFWAANAPAEEALASVDVPTIAAIEGNCVGGGTELAAACDVRIAAPGTIYGGRSTG; encoded by the coding sequence ATGAGCGATCACGCTCTGGTCGAGGGTTTCGAGCTCACCGTCTCCGGTGGGATCGGAACCCTCGTCCTGTCGCGTCCGTCCAAGCGCAACGCGCTCTCCCGGGAGATGTGGCTCGCGCTGCCGGACATCATGGCGGCGATCGACGCCGACCCCGGGATCGAGGTGCTCGTCCTCACCGGCGCCGGCGGCCACTTCTCCGCGGGTTCGGACATCGGCGACCTGAACGTCCCGCTCGCGGACTTCTGGGCGGCGAACGCCCCGGCCGAGGAGGCGCTCGCCTCCGTCGACGTGCCGACGATCGCCGCGATCGAGGGCAACTGCGTGGGCGGCGGCACCGAGCTCGCTGCGGCGTGCGACGTCCGGATCGCCGCCCCCGGCACGATCTACGGGGGACGGTCTACGGGGTGA
- a CDS encoding Ppx/GppA phosphatase family protein — MRLAVLDIGSNSVHLLVVDARVGAPPLPATSHKEVLRLAEHLKEDGSISTYGQKRLVEFCCEAISIAEEQGSEQILAFATSAIRGAPNGEETITRIREESGISLNVMTGEEEARITFLAARRWFGWSAGSIQLLDIGGGSLELAAGRDEYPDAALSVPLGAGRMHSRFLSADVPSGEDIEALRRHARHTIGRVAGEINRVGRPEKVVGSSKTFRSLARIGGAAASGEGIFVPRVLCRKDLPDIIAALAERTPKERAELPGVSLARGGQVFAGAIVAEAAFTIFDIEEMHISPWALREGIIMRKLDLLDSSEEISLPRERPGAPTTSLLPG; from the coding sequence GTGCGTCTCGCAGTCCTCGACATCGGATCCAACAGCGTCCACCTCCTCGTGGTCGACGCCCGGGTGGGAGCCCCGCCCCTTCCCGCGACCTCCCACAAGGAGGTGCTGCGGCTCGCCGAGCACCTCAAGGAGGACGGCTCGATCTCGACCTACGGCCAGAAACGCCTCGTCGAGTTCTGCTGCGAGGCGATCTCGATCGCGGAGGAGCAGGGCTCCGAGCAGATCCTCGCCTTCGCCACCTCGGCGATCCGCGGAGCGCCGAACGGCGAGGAGACGATCACCCGGATCCGCGAGGAGTCCGGCATCTCCCTCAACGTCATGACCGGCGAGGAGGAAGCGCGGATCACCTTCCTCGCCGCCCGCCGCTGGTTCGGCTGGTCGGCCGGCAGCATCCAGCTCCTCGACATCGGCGGCGGTTCGCTCGAGCTCGCCGCCGGCCGCGACGAGTACCCCGACGCCGCGCTGTCCGTCCCGCTCGGAGCCGGCCGGATGCACTCCCGCTTCCTCTCCGCCGACGTCCCGTCGGGCGAGGACATCGAAGCGCTCCGCCGTCACGCCCGCCACACGATCGGCCGGGTCGCCGGCGAGATCAATCGGGTGGGCCGCCCGGAGAAGGTCGTCGGGTCGTCGAAGACCTTCCGCTCGCTCGCGCGGATCGGTGGAGCGGCGGCGAGCGGCGAGGGCATCTTCGTCCCTCGCGTGCTGTGCAGGAAGGACCTGCCGGACATCATCGCGGCCCTCGCGGAGCGCACCCCCAAGGAGCGCGCCGAACTGCCCGGCGTCTCGCTCGCCCGCGGCGGACAGGTGTTCGCCGGCGCGATCGTCGCCGAGGCGGCCTTCACGATCTTCGACATCGAGGAGATGCACATCTCGCCCTGGGCGCTGCGCGAGGGCATCATCATGCGCAAGCTCGATCTCCTCGACTCCTCCGAGGAGATCTCGCTGCCGCGCGAACGCCCGGGGGCGCCGACGACCTCCCTGCTCCCGGGCTGA
- a CDS encoding sugar phosphate isomerase/epimerase family protein yields MSPKKNPTRKVLTQKNSARADSRRHREHLEQNPVYEHDRTHTSDHPIRIGLSTSSVYPMTVTECFSAADRLGYDGVEVMITNNAETQDTDLMRGLTRDTGLPVMSLHAPTLLFMPRVLDKDHWTKLRLTCEMAAEVGARSVVVHPPFRWQGDYAKGFVTGVRKLSQETGITLAVENMYPWRAGVREVLVYYPDWNPLDEDYDAMTFDFSHAATAGMNALETVAGIFDRLAHIHLTDGSGSLKDEHLVPGRGKMPVAETLQYLAKHNWSGDVVAEVNTRFAARKSTRDEMLAESLAFARRHLGQNGLSDADPRTAQEKSEATDAT; encoded by the coding sequence GTGAGTCCGAAGAAGAATCCCACCCGTAAGGTGCTGACGCAGAAGAACTCGGCGCGCGCCGACTCGCGCCGCCACCGGGAGCACCTCGAGCAGAATCCCGTGTACGAGCACGATCGCACGCACACCTCGGACCACCCGATCCGGATCGGCCTCTCGACGTCCTCGGTCTACCCGATGACCGTCACCGAATGCTTCAGCGCCGCGGACCGCCTGGGCTACGACGGGGTCGAGGTGATGATCACGAACAACGCCGAGACCCAGGACACCGACCTCATGCGCGGCCTCACCCGGGACACCGGTCTGCCCGTGATGTCCCTCCACGCCCCGACCCTGCTCTTCATGCCGCGCGTCCTCGACAAGGACCACTGGACCAAGCTGCGCCTGACCTGCGAGATGGCCGCCGAGGTCGGAGCCCGTTCCGTCGTCGTCCACCCGCCGTTCCGCTGGCAGGGGGACTACGCGAAGGGATTCGTCACCGGGGTCCGGAAGCTCTCGCAGGAGACCGGGATTACCCTCGCGGTGGAGAACATGTACCCGTGGCGCGCCGGGGTGCGCGAGGTGCTCGTCTACTACCCGGACTGGAACCCGCTCGACGAGGACTACGACGCGATGACCTTCGACTTCTCCCACGCCGCCACGGCCGGGATGAACGCGCTGGAGACCGTCGCGGGGATCTTCGACCGGCTCGCGCACATCCATCTCACCGACGGATCGGGCTCGCTCAAGGACGAGCACCTGGTCCCCGGCCGCGGGAAGATGCCGGTGGCCGAAACCCTGCAGTACCTCGCGAAGCACAACTGGTCCGGTGACGTCGTCGCCGAGGTCAACACCCGCTTCGCCGCCCGGAAGTCCACGCGCGACGAGATGCTCGCGGAATCCCTCGCCTTCGCCCGCCGGCATCTCGGCCAGAACGGGCTGAGCGACGCCGATCCGCGGACCGCCCAGGAGAAGTCCGAGGCGACCGACGCGACGTGA
- a CDS encoding enoyl-CoA hydratase/isomerase family protein, with the protein MTAAKLGLVYPPGPTRRLAGIIGDAWAQYLLLTAEIIDFDEAVNLGFIHRVSETPLATAHELATTIAGRSALSQTGAKRILRGEEPDPAPGSWLAEAYASEIVRGQEGFFAKRPPEFTFRRHDWRP; encoded by the coding sequence GTGACGGCGGCGAAGCTCGGCCTCGTCTACCCACCCGGACCCACCCGCCGGCTCGCCGGCATCATCGGGGACGCGTGGGCGCAGTACCTCCTGCTCACGGCCGAGATCATCGACTTCGACGAGGCGGTCAACCTCGGGTTCATCCACCGGGTGAGCGAGACCCCGCTGGCGACGGCGCACGAGCTCGCCACGACGATCGCCGGACGCTCGGCCCTGAGCCAGACCGGGGCCAAGCGGATCCTCCGCGGCGAGGAGCCGGACCCGGCCCCCGGCAGCTGGCTGGCGGAGGCCTACGCCTCGGAGATCGTGCGCGGGCAGGAGGGCTTCTTCGCCAAGCGCCCGCCGGAGTTCACGTTCCGCCGCCACGACTGGCGCCCCTGA
- the prpB gene encoding methylisocitrate lyase, whose translation MLGATTTPADRRRRFRELLAGSEIVQFPGAINPINAQIIEQIGFEGIYISGGAFSAAQGLPDIGLTTLTEVADHGRAISRVTNLPTFIDADTGWGEAMNVARTVQEFEDAGLAGMHLEDQVNPKRCGHLDGKEVVGTSEMVKRISAAVKGRRDENFVICARTDARAGEGLDAAIERAKAYIDAGADMIFPEAMRDLGEFETFAQAVDVPILANMTEFGKSELFTTEQLADAGVRLVIYPVTTLRLAMGAIKSGLQTIRDTGTQVTLLDGMQTRADLYETIDYAAYNDFDAAVFNFSQEGHQ comes from the coding sequence ATGCTCGGAGCCACCACCACACCCGCCGACCGGCGCAGGCGGTTCCGCGAACTGCTCGCCGGCAGTGAGATCGTCCAGTTCCCGGGTGCGATCAACCCGATCAACGCCCAGATCATCGAGCAGATCGGCTTCGAGGGCATCTACATCTCCGGCGGCGCGTTCTCCGCGGCGCAGGGTCTGCCCGACATCGGTCTGACCACCCTGACGGAGGTCGCCGACCACGGTCGTGCGATCTCCCGGGTGACGAACCTCCCGACGTTCATCGACGCGGACACCGGCTGGGGCGAGGCGATGAACGTCGCCCGCACCGTCCAGGAGTTCGAGGATGCCGGCCTCGCCGGCATGCACCTCGAGGATCAGGTCAACCCCAAGCGGTGCGGCCACCTCGACGGCAAGGAGGTCGTGGGCACCTCGGAGATGGTCAAGCGGATCTCCGCGGCCGTCAAGGGGCGCCGGGACGAGAACTTCGTCATCTGCGCCCGCACCGACGCGCGCGCCGGGGAGGGCCTCGACGCCGCGATCGAGCGGGCCAAGGCCTACATCGACGCCGGAGCGGACATGATCTTCCCCGAGGCGATGCGCGACCTCGGCGAGTTCGAGACCTTCGCGCAGGCCGTCGACGTGCCGATCCTGGCGAACATGACCGAGTTCGGCAAGAGCGAGCTGTTCACCACCGAGCAGCTCGCCGACGCCGGCGTGCGCTTGGTGATCTACCCGGTCACCACGCTGCGCCTGGCGATGGGCGCGATCAAGTCCGGTCTGCAGACCATTCGCGACACCGGCACCCAGGTGACGCTGCTCGACGGCATGCAGACCCGGGCCGACCTCTACGAAACCATCGACTACGCGGCGTACAACGACTTCGACGCCGCCGTCTTCAACTTCTCTCAGGAGGGTCACCAGTGA
- a CDS encoding TrkH family potassium uptake protein, translating to MNGRRSPSQFRDRVLSPGRRLRDFIDEVADASPARLAMVSFLGAIAIFTALLCLPVAHRNPEDFSFAVSLFVAVSAVCVTGLSPVVTEEYWSDFGIGVITAAIQVGGLGILTLASVLGMAVSKKLGVRQRLIAAQATNTFQIGQVGTLLRTVVSTILIAELIVAGLLLPSFLGKGESIGTAIWHSVFYAISSFNNAGFTVHPGGMEHFTNDPWFLSVIMVSVFVGSLGFPVVLMITIAWNRPRSWDLHTKLTLATSAILVFIGFVMLLFFEASNPRTLGAEGPGHTALEVLFMAVMPRSGGFATMEIADMNQTSLLLLDVLMFIGGGSSSTAGGIKVTTLAVLALAALSEARGLQEVTAFHRRIDPPVIKVAISVTLAGSALVFAGTLAMLHFTRMPLDLVLFEVISAFGTCGLSSGVTAEAPDSGLYVLSVLMFLGRLGTITLAAALSQQNTRRLFRYPEERPIIG from the coding sequence GTGAATGGTCGGCGGTCTCCTTCCCAGTTCCGCGACCGGGTGCTCTCCCCCGGCCGGCGCCTCCGCGACTTCATCGACGAGGTCGCCGACGCCTCGCCCGCGCGCCTGGCGATGGTGTCGTTCCTCGGGGCGATCGCGATCTTCACCGCGCTCCTCTGCCTGCCGGTCGCCCATCGGAACCCCGAGGACTTCAGCTTCGCCGTCAGCCTGTTCGTCGCGGTCTCGGCGGTCTGCGTCACCGGCCTCTCCCCCGTGGTGACCGAGGAGTACTGGTCGGATTTCGGCATCGGTGTCATCACCGCGGCCATCCAGGTGGGCGGCCTCGGCATCCTCACCCTCGCCTCGGTGCTCGGCATGGCCGTGTCGAAGAAGCTCGGGGTGCGGCAGCGCCTCATCGCCGCCCAGGCGACGAACACCTTCCAGATCGGCCAGGTCGGCACCCTGCTGCGCACCGTGGTCTCGACGATCCTCATCGCCGAGCTCATCGTCGCCGGCCTCCTCCTGCCGTCGTTCCTCGGCAAGGGCGAGTCGATCGGCACCGCGATCTGGCACTCGGTGTTCTACGCGATCTCCTCGTTCAACAACGCCGGCTTCACCGTCCACCCCGGCGGGATGGAGCACTTCACGAACGACCCGTGGTTCCTCTCGGTGATCATGGTCTCGGTGTTCGTCGGCTCGCTCGGCTTCCCCGTCGTCCTCATGATCACCATCGCGTGGAACCGGCCGCGGTCGTGGGACCTCCACACCAAGCTCACGCTCGCGACCTCGGCGATCCTCGTGTTCATCGGCTTCGTCATGCTCCTCTTCTTCGAGGCCTCGAACCCCCGTACCCTCGGCGCCGAGGGCCCGGGCCACACCGCCCTCGAGGTACTCTTCATGGCGGTCATGCCGCGCTCGGGCGGGTTCGCGACGATGGAGATCGCGGACATGAATCAGACGAGCCTTCTGCTCCTCGACGTGCTCATGTTCATCGGCGGCGGCTCCTCGTCGACGGCCGGGGGCATCAAGGTCACCACGCTCGCGGTGCTCGCCCTCGCCGCGCTGTCCGAGGCCCGCGGCCTCCAGGAGGTCACCGCGTTCCATCGCCGGATCGACCCGCCGGTCATCAAGGTCGCGATCTCGGTGACGCTCGCCGGCAGCGCGCTCGTGTTCGCCGGCACCCTCGCGATGCTCCACTTCACCCGGATGCCGCTCGACCTCGTGCTGTTCGAGGTGATCTCCGCCTTCGGCACGTGCGGCCTGAGCTCGGGGGTCACCGCCGAGGCACCGGACTCCGGCCTCTACGTGCTCAGCGTGCTCATGTTCCTCGGGCGGCTCGGTACGATTACGCTTGCCGCAGCGCTGTCGCAGCAGAACACGCGCCGGTTGTTCCGCTATCCGGAAGAGAGGCCGATCATTGGCTAG
- the proC gene encoding pyrroline-5-carboxylate reductase, which translates to MTIASIGTGSMGGALLAGVLRGGADPESVIATTGSRASADGLRERLGVRTASVEEDTEANRTAVADAEFVLLGVKPWAMKDTLAEIAGSLRPDAVLVSMAAGVSIAQLTEWSGSSRIIRIMPNTPSAVGHGVIALAATADVPQESVAEVAGLLAGAGDVVEMTEDELQTMIGLSGSGVAYFFLLAEKLVEAGVAQGMGEEMARRIVVGTAAGAGRLLEETPDPAGLRTAVTSKGGTTHAAMTSFEGDDFGAIVERAARAASARAREMESGG; encoded by the coding sequence ATGACCATCGCATCGATCGGCACCGGATCCATGGGCGGGGCCCTGCTCGCCGGGGTGCTCCGCGGCGGAGCCGACCCCGAGAGCGTCATCGCCACCACCGGCTCCCGCGCGTCGGCGGACGGACTGCGGGAGAGGCTCGGCGTCCGGACCGCCTCGGTCGAGGAGGACACCGAGGCGAACCGCACCGCAGTCGCGGACGCGGAGTTCGTGCTCCTCGGCGTCAAGCCGTGGGCCATGAAGGACACCCTCGCGGAGATCGCCGGCAGCCTGCGCCCCGACGCGGTTCTCGTGTCGATGGCCGCCGGCGTCTCGATCGCGCAGCTCACCGAATGGTCCGGGAGCTCGCGCATCATCCGCATCATGCCGAACACCCCGAGCGCGGTCGGACACGGCGTCATCGCCCTCGCCGCGACCGCGGACGTCCCGCAGGAGTCCGTCGCCGAGGTGGCCGGCCTGCTCGCCGGTGCAGGCGACGTCGTGGAGATGACGGAGGACGAGCTGCAGACGATGATCGGGCTGTCCGGCTCCGGAGTCGCGTACTTCTTCCTCCTCGCCGAGAAGCTCGTCGAGGCCGGGGTGGCCCAGGGGATGGGCGAGGAGATGGCACGGAGGATCGTCGTCGGCACCGCGGCAGGCGCCGGTCGCCTCCTCGAGGAGACCCCGGATCCCGCGGGCCTGCGCACGGCCGTCACGAGCAAGGGCGGGACCACGCACGCCGCGATGACCTCGTTCGAGGGCGACGACTTCGGTGCGATCGTCGAACGGGCCGCCCGCGCCGCCTCGGCCAGGGCGCGCGAGATGGAGAGCGGCGGCTGA
- a CDS encoding potassium channel family protein, which produces MARKSRADRASAIESSASILVIGLGRFGGATAENLMKLGREVMAIEKNPEAVQEWSGKLTHVVEADATNIEALRQIGAGEFSTAVVGIGTSIEASVLSTANLVDLGIDQVWAKAMSNPHGKILRRIGAEHVLYPESEAGSRVAHLVSSRMLDFIEFDDGHFAVVKMRPPKEVQGFTLAEAGIRDTYGVTVVGIKSPGRDFTYAEPASRVGSQDVLIVAGHVELLGRFAGRP; this is translated from the coding sequence TTGGCTAGGAAGTCCCGCGCCGACCGCGCGTCAGCGATCGAGTCGAGCGCCTCGATCCTCGTCATCGGGCTCGGACGGTTCGGCGGAGCGACGGCGGAGAACCTCATGAAGCTCGGCCGCGAGGTCATGGCGATCGAGAAGAACCCCGAGGCCGTCCAGGAGTGGTCGGGCAAGCTCACCCACGTCGTCGAGGCCGATGCGACGAACATCGAGGCGCTGCGGCAGATCGGCGCCGGCGAGTTCAGCACCGCGGTCGTCGGCATCGGCACCTCGATCGAGGCGAGCGTGCTCTCCACGGCGAACCTCGTCGACCTCGGCATCGACCAGGTGTGGGCCAAGGCGATGTCGAACCCCCACGGCAAGATCCTCCGCCGGATCGGCGCCGAGCACGTCCTCTACCCCGAGTCCGAGGCCGGGTCGCGCGTGGCCCACCTCGTATCGTCCCGGATGCTCGACTTCATCGAGTTCGACGACGGGCACTTCGCCGTGGTCAAGATGCGCCCGCCCAAGGAGGTCCAGGGGTTCACCCTCGCCGAGGCGGGGATCCGCGACACCTACGGCGTCACCGTCGTCGGCATCAAGAGCCCGGGGCGCGACTTCACCTACGCCGAGCCCGCGAGCCGCGTGGGCAGCCAGGACGTCCTCATCGTCGCCGGCCACGTCGAGCTGCTCGGCCGCTTCGCCGGCCGCCCGTGA